A single Dunckerocampus dactyliophorus isolate RoL2022-P2 chromosome 2, RoL_Ddac_1.1, whole genome shotgun sequence DNA region contains:
- the ndc1 gene encoding nucleoporin NDC1 isoform X1 yields MFSDQSCWFVRKVICWRAAASIAWAVLLLPPTTAVFVILSRFSPLLPIQSISECLALMTSASTIFSFVLLCAVTVMVGFLIFEYYTVVPTIACSKIALLAQLLHPRHVVNSLVHCVMGIIVAWCSAVTIGGRYEMLGYPCAHNEGPPQVCLNEYHLVLCLAGAFVGFSHSLFGVIHNINYVSFHAVQQYKYLRFKGSLPLVVKCSATQALYSVRNYIIVYFFLGYLPREWICKTFNLRRDSSAHRLDTIAGLLDLSLLYHLWISATFLLFSWYITLLLFRIFVTEGYRFPVQSSFTEDVHQCLPKVLSDPQPAILKFLALQDLALLSQHSPPRRCEMFSLSQPGGHPHNWNAISRECLSLLTDLTQRLVAYHDSVATNGRAKSLSTGSERKSSSETSTGTLCSFLTSGLDDLMSPQPTTFLSKTPASVFARSVGTVVQSPLTAPFTPPNLDSPFTSPSLRRLTAPVDQGSPWHGAVQSPHVMRRAPKLWSTSTCEGRNGSQFNSSLELSPGPLLKQDTSKPSLLAQFLHNRKEQVKSFLSKRVLIAYLFNKLPEASSEALFADSQAHIWALEGLSYLVQASFSEDHFGVVQTVLPSILTCMLLLQEAVDRHFKLPHASTKPVRTTSGMGDSAYKTLRFALRAALKTAIYRITTTFGDHLNAVHMSAEHRKRLQHFLYYKE; encoded by the exons ATGTTTTCGGATCAAAGTTGTTGGTTTGTCCGCAAG GTGATATGCTGGAGAGCTGCGGCCAGCATTGCCTGGGCTGTCCTGCTGTTGCCGCCCACCACTGCCGTTTTTGTCATCCTCAGTAGATTCAGTCCTCTTCTCCCAATCCAGAGCATATCAG AATGTTTGGCTCTCATGACGAGTGCAAGCACCATTTTTTCCTTCGTCTTGCTGTGTGCCGTCACGGTCATGGTTGGATTCCTGATCTTTGAGTATTATACAG TCGTCCCAACCATCGCCTGCTCCAAAATTGCCCTTTTGGCTCAGCTGCTTCATCCTCGCCACGTTGTCAACTCCCTCGTCCACTGCGTTATGGGAATCATTGTGGCCTGGTGTTCCGCCGTCACCATTGGGGGCAGATACGAGATGCTGGGATATCCGTGTGCCCACAACGAGGG TCCCCCTCAGGTGTGTCTGAACGAGTACCATCTTGTCCTTTGCCTGGCGGGAGCCTTTGTTGGCTTTTCTCACAGCCTCTTTGGTGTAATCCACAACATCAACTATGTCTCTTTCCATGCTGTTCAG CAATACAAGTACCTTCGCTTTAAGGGGTCCCTGCCACTTGTGGTGAAGTGCAGTGCCACTCAAGCACTCTACTCCGTTAGAAACTACATTATAGTATATTTCTTTTTGG GTTATCTTCCAAGAGAGTGGATCTGTAAAACATTTAATCTCCGCAGGGACAG CTCCGCCCATCGTCTGGACACTATCGCTGGACTGCTGGACTTGTCCTTGCTCTACCACCTGTGGATCAGCGCCACCTTCCTGCTCTTCAGCTGGTACATCACTCTGCTGCTCTTCCGGATCTTTGTCACtgag GGGTACAGATTTCCAGTGCAGTCGTCTTTCACTGAGGATGTGCACCAATGTCTTCCCAAGGTTCTGAGTGACCCCCAGCCGGCTATTTTAAAG TTCCTCGCCCTGCAGGACTTGGCTCTGCTCTCTCAGCACTCTCCTCCACGTCGTTGTGAGATGTTCAGCCTGAGTCAGCCAG GTGGTCATCCTCACAACTGGAACGCCATTAGCAGGGAGTGTCTGTCACTGCTGACTGATCTGACGCAGCGACTGGTGGCGTATCACGACAGCGTGGCGACCAATGGCAGGGCCAAGTCGCTGTCCACGGGGAGCGAAAGGAAGTCCTCGTCCGAGACGTCCACGGGTACCCTCTGTTCATTTT TAACGTCAGGCCTGGATGACCTGATGAGTCCACAacccaccaccttcctgtccaAGACGCCGGCATCTGTCTTTGCCCGCTCCGTCGGCACCGTGGTGCAGAGCCCCCTGACTGCCCCTTTCACTCCTCCCAACCTGGACAGCCCCTTCACCTCTCCCAGCCTGCGTCGTCTCACCGCTCCCGTGGATCAGGGCTCGCCGTGGCACGGCGCCGTGCAGAGCCCCCATGTCATGAGGAGGGCCCCCAAGCTCTGGTCCACCTCCACATGTGAGGGTAGAAATG GTTCACAGTTCAACAGCAGCCTGGAATTGTCGCCTGGCCCCCTTCTCAAGCAGGACACCTCTAAACCCAGCCTTCTGGCCCAGTTCCTCCACAACCGAAAAGAGCAG GTTAAAAGCTTCCTGTCAAAGCGGGTGCTCATAGCGTACCTTTTCAACAAG CTTCCAGAGGCGTCCAGTGAAGCGCTCTTTGCAGACAGCCAGGCCCACATTTGGGCTTTAGAAG GACTGTCCTACCTGGTCCAAGCTTCGTTCTCAGAGGACCACTTTGGAGTGGTCCAGACGGTGTTACCCAGCATCCTCACATGTATGCTGCTGCTGCAAGAG GCAGTTGACCGTCACTTCAAGTTGCCTCACGCCTCCACCAAACCTGTGAGGACCACCAGCGGCATGGGAGACTCGGCCTACAAGACGCTGCGCTTCGCTCTCAGGGCTGCGCTAAAGACGGCCATATACCGAATAACCACCACCTTTGGAGATCACTTGAA CGCTGTTCACATGTCGGCAGAGCACCGCAAGAGGCTGCAGCACTTTCTCTACTACAAAGAATAA
- the ndc1 gene encoding nucleoporin NDC1 isoform X3 gives MFSDQSCWFVRKVICWRAAASIAWAVLLLPPTTAVFVILSRFSPLLPIQSISECLALMTSASTIFSFVLLCAVTVMVGFLIFEYYTVVPTIACSKIALLAQLLHPRHVVNSLVHCVMGIIVAWCSAVTIGGRYEMLGYPCAHNEGPPQVCLNEYHLVLCLAGAFVGFSHSLFGVIHNINYVSFHAVQQYKYLRFKGSLPLVVKCSATQALYSVRNYIIVYFFLGYLPREWICKTFNLRRDSSAHRLDTIAGLLDLSLLYHLWISATFLLFSWYITLLLFRIFVTEGYRFPVQSSFTEDVHQCLPKVLSDPQPAILKFLALQDLALLSQHSPPRRCEMFSLSQPGGHPHNWNAISRECLSLLTDLTQRLVAYHDSVATNGRAKSLSTGSERKSSSETSTVTSGLDDLMSPQPTTFLSKTPASVFARSVGTVVQSPLTAPFTPPNLDSPFTSPSLRRLTAPVDQGSPWHGAVQSPHVMRRAPKLWSTSTCEGRNGSQFNSSLELSPGPLLKQDTSKPSLLAQFLHNRKEQVKSFLSKRVLIAYLFNKLPEASSEALFADSQAHIWALEGLSYLVQASFSEDHFGVVQTVLPSILTCMLLLQEAVDRHFKLPHASTKPVRTTSGMGDSAYKTLRFALRAALKTAIYRITTTFGDHLNAVHMSAEHRKRLQHFLYYKE, from the exons ATGTTTTCGGATCAAAGTTGTTGGTTTGTCCGCAAG GTGATATGCTGGAGAGCTGCGGCCAGCATTGCCTGGGCTGTCCTGCTGTTGCCGCCCACCACTGCCGTTTTTGTCATCCTCAGTAGATTCAGTCCTCTTCTCCCAATCCAGAGCATATCAG AATGTTTGGCTCTCATGACGAGTGCAAGCACCATTTTTTCCTTCGTCTTGCTGTGTGCCGTCACGGTCATGGTTGGATTCCTGATCTTTGAGTATTATACAG TCGTCCCAACCATCGCCTGCTCCAAAATTGCCCTTTTGGCTCAGCTGCTTCATCCTCGCCACGTTGTCAACTCCCTCGTCCACTGCGTTATGGGAATCATTGTGGCCTGGTGTTCCGCCGTCACCATTGGGGGCAGATACGAGATGCTGGGATATCCGTGTGCCCACAACGAGGG TCCCCCTCAGGTGTGTCTGAACGAGTACCATCTTGTCCTTTGCCTGGCGGGAGCCTTTGTTGGCTTTTCTCACAGCCTCTTTGGTGTAATCCACAACATCAACTATGTCTCTTTCCATGCTGTTCAG CAATACAAGTACCTTCGCTTTAAGGGGTCCCTGCCACTTGTGGTGAAGTGCAGTGCCACTCAAGCACTCTACTCCGTTAGAAACTACATTATAGTATATTTCTTTTTGG GTTATCTTCCAAGAGAGTGGATCTGTAAAACATTTAATCTCCGCAGGGACAG CTCCGCCCATCGTCTGGACACTATCGCTGGACTGCTGGACTTGTCCTTGCTCTACCACCTGTGGATCAGCGCCACCTTCCTGCTCTTCAGCTGGTACATCACTCTGCTGCTCTTCCGGATCTTTGTCACtgag GGGTACAGATTTCCAGTGCAGTCGTCTTTCACTGAGGATGTGCACCAATGTCTTCCCAAGGTTCTGAGTGACCCCCAGCCGGCTATTTTAAAG TTCCTCGCCCTGCAGGACTTGGCTCTGCTCTCTCAGCACTCTCCTCCACGTCGTTGTGAGATGTTCAGCCTGAGTCAGCCAG GTGGTCATCCTCACAACTGGAACGCCATTAGCAGGGAGTGTCTGTCACTGCTGACTGATCTGACGCAGCGACTGGTGGCGTATCACGACAGCGTGGCGACCAATGGCAGGGCCAAGTCGCTGTCCACGGGGAGCGAAAGGAAGTCCTCGTCCGAGACGTCCACGG TAACGTCAGGCCTGGATGACCTGATGAGTCCACAacccaccaccttcctgtccaAGACGCCGGCATCTGTCTTTGCCCGCTCCGTCGGCACCGTGGTGCAGAGCCCCCTGACTGCCCCTTTCACTCCTCCCAACCTGGACAGCCCCTTCACCTCTCCCAGCCTGCGTCGTCTCACCGCTCCCGTGGATCAGGGCTCGCCGTGGCACGGCGCCGTGCAGAGCCCCCATGTCATGAGGAGGGCCCCCAAGCTCTGGTCCACCTCCACATGTGAGGGTAGAAATG GTTCACAGTTCAACAGCAGCCTGGAATTGTCGCCTGGCCCCCTTCTCAAGCAGGACACCTCTAAACCCAGCCTTCTGGCCCAGTTCCTCCACAACCGAAAAGAGCAG GTTAAAAGCTTCCTGTCAAAGCGGGTGCTCATAGCGTACCTTTTCAACAAG CTTCCAGAGGCGTCCAGTGAAGCGCTCTTTGCAGACAGCCAGGCCCACATTTGGGCTTTAGAAG GACTGTCCTACCTGGTCCAAGCTTCGTTCTCAGAGGACCACTTTGGAGTGGTCCAGACGGTGTTACCCAGCATCCTCACATGTATGCTGCTGCTGCAAGAG GCAGTTGACCGTCACTTCAAGTTGCCTCACGCCTCCACCAAACCTGTGAGGACCACCAGCGGCATGGGAGACTCGGCCTACAAGACGCTGCGCTTCGCTCTCAGGGCTGCGCTAAAGACGGCCATATACCGAATAACCACCACCTTTGGAGATCACTTGAA CGCTGTTCACATGTCGGCAGAGCACCGCAAGAGGCTGCAGCACTTTCTCTACTACAAAGAATAA
- the ndc1 gene encoding nucleoporin NDC1 isoform X2 — protein MFSDQSCWFVRKVICWRAAASIAWAVLLLPPTTAVFVILSRFSPLLPIQSISECLALMTSASTIFSFVLLCAVTVMVGFLIFEYYTVVPTIACSKIALLAQLLHPRHVVNSLVHCVMGIIVAWCSAVTIGGRYEMLGYPCAHNEGPPQVCLNEYHLVLCLAGAFVGFSHSLFGVIHNINYVSFHAVQQYKYLRFKGSLPLVVKCSATQALYSVRNYIIVYFFLGYLPREWICKTFNLRRDSSAHRLDTIAGLLDLSLLYHLWISATFLLFSWYITLLLFRIFVTEGYRFPVQSSFTEDVHQCLPKVLSDPQPAILKFLALQDLALLSQHSPPRRCEMFSLSQPGGHPHNWNAISRECLSLLTDLTQRLVAYHDSVATNGRAKSLSTGSERKSSSETSTGTLCSFLTSGLDDLMSPQPTTFLSKTPASVFARSVGTVVQSPLTAPFTPPNLDSPFTSPSLRRLTAPVDQGSPWHGAVQSPHVMRRAPKLWSTSTCSQFNSSLELSPGPLLKQDTSKPSLLAQFLHNRKEQVKSFLSKRVLIAYLFNKLPEASSEALFADSQAHIWALEGLSYLVQASFSEDHFGVVQTVLPSILTCMLLLQEAVDRHFKLPHASTKPVRTTSGMGDSAYKTLRFALRAALKTAIYRITTTFGDHLNAVHMSAEHRKRLQHFLYYKE, from the exons ATGTTTTCGGATCAAAGTTGTTGGTTTGTCCGCAAG GTGATATGCTGGAGAGCTGCGGCCAGCATTGCCTGGGCTGTCCTGCTGTTGCCGCCCACCACTGCCGTTTTTGTCATCCTCAGTAGATTCAGTCCTCTTCTCCCAATCCAGAGCATATCAG AATGTTTGGCTCTCATGACGAGTGCAAGCACCATTTTTTCCTTCGTCTTGCTGTGTGCCGTCACGGTCATGGTTGGATTCCTGATCTTTGAGTATTATACAG TCGTCCCAACCATCGCCTGCTCCAAAATTGCCCTTTTGGCTCAGCTGCTTCATCCTCGCCACGTTGTCAACTCCCTCGTCCACTGCGTTATGGGAATCATTGTGGCCTGGTGTTCCGCCGTCACCATTGGGGGCAGATACGAGATGCTGGGATATCCGTGTGCCCACAACGAGGG TCCCCCTCAGGTGTGTCTGAACGAGTACCATCTTGTCCTTTGCCTGGCGGGAGCCTTTGTTGGCTTTTCTCACAGCCTCTTTGGTGTAATCCACAACATCAACTATGTCTCTTTCCATGCTGTTCAG CAATACAAGTACCTTCGCTTTAAGGGGTCCCTGCCACTTGTGGTGAAGTGCAGTGCCACTCAAGCACTCTACTCCGTTAGAAACTACATTATAGTATATTTCTTTTTGG GTTATCTTCCAAGAGAGTGGATCTGTAAAACATTTAATCTCCGCAGGGACAG CTCCGCCCATCGTCTGGACACTATCGCTGGACTGCTGGACTTGTCCTTGCTCTACCACCTGTGGATCAGCGCCACCTTCCTGCTCTTCAGCTGGTACATCACTCTGCTGCTCTTCCGGATCTTTGTCACtgag GGGTACAGATTTCCAGTGCAGTCGTCTTTCACTGAGGATGTGCACCAATGTCTTCCCAAGGTTCTGAGTGACCCCCAGCCGGCTATTTTAAAG TTCCTCGCCCTGCAGGACTTGGCTCTGCTCTCTCAGCACTCTCCTCCACGTCGTTGTGAGATGTTCAGCCTGAGTCAGCCAG GTGGTCATCCTCACAACTGGAACGCCATTAGCAGGGAGTGTCTGTCACTGCTGACTGATCTGACGCAGCGACTGGTGGCGTATCACGACAGCGTGGCGACCAATGGCAGGGCCAAGTCGCTGTCCACGGGGAGCGAAAGGAAGTCCTCGTCCGAGACGTCCACGGGTACCCTCTGTTCATTTT TAACGTCAGGCCTGGATGACCTGATGAGTCCACAacccaccaccttcctgtccaAGACGCCGGCATCTGTCTTTGCCCGCTCCGTCGGCACCGTGGTGCAGAGCCCCCTGACTGCCCCTTTCACTCCTCCCAACCTGGACAGCCCCTTCACCTCTCCCAGCCTGCGTCGTCTCACCGCTCCCGTGGATCAGGGCTCGCCGTGGCACGGCGCCGTGCAGAGCCCCCATGTCATGAGGAGGGCCCCCAAGCTCTGGTCCACCTCCACAT GTTCACAGTTCAACAGCAGCCTGGAATTGTCGCCTGGCCCCCTTCTCAAGCAGGACACCTCTAAACCCAGCCTTCTGGCCCAGTTCCTCCACAACCGAAAAGAGCAG GTTAAAAGCTTCCTGTCAAAGCGGGTGCTCATAGCGTACCTTTTCAACAAG CTTCCAGAGGCGTCCAGTGAAGCGCTCTTTGCAGACAGCCAGGCCCACATTTGGGCTTTAGAAG GACTGTCCTACCTGGTCCAAGCTTCGTTCTCAGAGGACCACTTTGGAGTGGTCCAGACGGTGTTACCCAGCATCCTCACATGTATGCTGCTGCTGCAAGAG GCAGTTGACCGTCACTTCAAGTTGCCTCACGCCTCCACCAAACCTGTGAGGACCACCAGCGGCATGGGAGACTCGGCCTACAAGACGCTGCGCTTCGCTCTCAGGGCTGCGCTAAAGACGGCCATATACCGAATAACCACCACCTTTGGAGATCACTTGAA CGCTGTTCACATGTCGGCAGAGCACCGCAAGAGGCTGCAGCACTTTCTCTACTACAAAGAATAA
- the ndc1 gene encoding nucleoporin NDC1 isoform X5, which yields MFSDQSCWFVRKVICWRAAASIAWAVLLLPPTTAVFVILSRFSPLLPIQSISECLALMTSASTIFSFVLLCAVTVMVGFLIFEYYTVVPTIACSKIALLAQLLHPRHVVNSLVHCVMGIIVAWCSAVTIGGRYEMLGYPCAHNEGPPQVCLNEYHLVLCLAGAFVGFSHSLFGVIHNINYVSFHAVQQYKYLRFKGSLPLVVKCSATQALYSVRNYIIVYFFLGYLPREWICKTFNLRRDSSAHRLDTIAGLLDLSLLYHLWISATFLLFSWYITLLLFRIFVTEGYRFPVQSSFTEDVHQCLPKVLSDPQPAILKFLALQDLALLSQHSPPRRCEMFSLSQPGGHPHNWNAISRECLSLLTDLTQRLVAYHDSVATNGRAKSLSTGSERKSSSETSTVTSGLDDLMSPQPTTFLSKTPASVFARSVGTVVQSPLTAPFTPPNLDSPFTSPSLRRLTAPVDQGSPWHGAVQSPHVMRRAPKLWSTSTCSQFNSSLELSPGPLLKQDTSKPSLLAQFLHNRKEQVKSFLSKRVLIAYLFNKLPEASSEALFADSQAHIWALEGLSYLVQASFSEDHFGVVQTVLPSILTCMLLLQEAVDRHFKLPHASTKPVRTTSGMGDSAYKTLRFALRAALKTAIYRITTTFGDHLNAVHMSAEHRKRLQHFLYYKE from the exons ATGTTTTCGGATCAAAGTTGTTGGTTTGTCCGCAAG GTGATATGCTGGAGAGCTGCGGCCAGCATTGCCTGGGCTGTCCTGCTGTTGCCGCCCACCACTGCCGTTTTTGTCATCCTCAGTAGATTCAGTCCTCTTCTCCCAATCCAGAGCATATCAG AATGTTTGGCTCTCATGACGAGTGCAAGCACCATTTTTTCCTTCGTCTTGCTGTGTGCCGTCACGGTCATGGTTGGATTCCTGATCTTTGAGTATTATACAG TCGTCCCAACCATCGCCTGCTCCAAAATTGCCCTTTTGGCTCAGCTGCTTCATCCTCGCCACGTTGTCAACTCCCTCGTCCACTGCGTTATGGGAATCATTGTGGCCTGGTGTTCCGCCGTCACCATTGGGGGCAGATACGAGATGCTGGGATATCCGTGTGCCCACAACGAGGG TCCCCCTCAGGTGTGTCTGAACGAGTACCATCTTGTCCTTTGCCTGGCGGGAGCCTTTGTTGGCTTTTCTCACAGCCTCTTTGGTGTAATCCACAACATCAACTATGTCTCTTTCCATGCTGTTCAG CAATACAAGTACCTTCGCTTTAAGGGGTCCCTGCCACTTGTGGTGAAGTGCAGTGCCACTCAAGCACTCTACTCCGTTAGAAACTACATTATAGTATATTTCTTTTTGG GTTATCTTCCAAGAGAGTGGATCTGTAAAACATTTAATCTCCGCAGGGACAG CTCCGCCCATCGTCTGGACACTATCGCTGGACTGCTGGACTTGTCCTTGCTCTACCACCTGTGGATCAGCGCCACCTTCCTGCTCTTCAGCTGGTACATCACTCTGCTGCTCTTCCGGATCTTTGTCACtgag GGGTACAGATTTCCAGTGCAGTCGTCTTTCACTGAGGATGTGCACCAATGTCTTCCCAAGGTTCTGAGTGACCCCCAGCCGGCTATTTTAAAG TTCCTCGCCCTGCAGGACTTGGCTCTGCTCTCTCAGCACTCTCCTCCACGTCGTTGTGAGATGTTCAGCCTGAGTCAGCCAG GTGGTCATCCTCACAACTGGAACGCCATTAGCAGGGAGTGTCTGTCACTGCTGACTGATCTGACGCAGCGACTGGTGGCGTATCACGACAGCGTGGCGACCAATGGCAGGGCCAAGTCGCTGTCCACGGGGAGCGAAAGGAAGTCCTCGTCCGAGACGTCCACGG TAACGTCAGGCCTGGATGACCTGATGAGTCCACAacccaccaccttcctgtccaAGACGCCGGCATCTGTCTTTGCCCGCTCCGTCGGCACCGTGGTGCAGAGCCCCCTGACTGCCCCTTTCACTCCTCCCAACCTGGACAGCCCCTTCACCTCTCCCAGCCTGCGTCGTCTCACCGCTCCCGTGGATCAGGGCTCGCCGTGGCACGGCGCCGTGCAGAGCCCCCATGTCATGAGGAGGGCCCCCAAGCTCTGGTCCACCTCCACAT GTTCACAGTTCAACAGCAGCCTGGAATTGTCGCCTGGCCCCCTTCTCAAGCAGGACACCTCTAAACCCAGCCTTCTGGCCCAGTTCCTCCACAACCGAAAAGAGCAG GTTAAAAGCTTCCTGTCAAAGCGGGTGCTCATAGCGTACCTTTTCAACAAG CTTCCAGAGGCGTCCAGTGAAGCGCTCTTTGCAGACAGCCAGGCCCACATTTGGGCTTTAGAAG GACTGTCCTACCTGGTCCAAGCTTCGTTCTCAGAGGACCACTTTGGAGTGGTCCAGACGGTGTTACCCAGCATCCTCACATGTATGCTGCTGCTGCAAGAG GCAGTTGACCGTCACTTCAAGTTGCCTCACGCCTCCACCAAACCTGTGAGGACCACCAGCGGCATGGGAGACTCGGCCTACAAGACGCTGCGCTTCGCTCTCAGGGCTGCGCTAAAGACGGCCATATACCGAATAACCACCACCTTTGGAGATCACTTGAA CGCTGTTCACATGTCGGCAGAGCACCGCAAGAGGCTGCAGCACTTTCTCTACTACAAAGAATAA
- the ndc1 gene encoding nucleoporin NDC1 isoform X4, with product MPATLVICWRAAASIAWAVLLLPPTTAVFVILSRFSPLLPIQSISECLALMTSASTIFSFVLLCAVTVMVGFLIFEYYTVVPTIACSKIALLAQLLHPRHVVNSLVHCVMGIIVAWCSAVTIGGRYEMLGYPCAHNEGPPQVCLNEYHLVLCLAGAFVGFSHSLFGVIHNINYVSFHAVQQYKYLRFKGSLPLVVKCSATQALYSVRNYIIVYFFLGYLPREWICKTFNLRRDSSAHRLDTIAGLLDLSLLYHLWISATFLLFSWYITLLLFRIFVTEGYRFPVQSSFTEDVHQCLPKVLSDPQPAILKFLALQDLALLSQHSPPRRCEMFSLSQPGGHPHNWNAISRECLSLLTDLTQRLVAYHDSVATNGRAKSLSTGSERKSSSETSTGTLCSFLTSGLDDLMSPQPTTFLSKTPASVFARSVGTVVQSPLTAPFTPPNLDSPFTSPSLRRLTAPVDQGSPWHGAVQSPHVMRRAPKLWSTSTCEGRNGSQFNSSLELSPGPLLKQDTSKPSLLAQFLHNRKEQVKSFLSKRVLIAYLFNKLPEASSEALFADSQAHIWALEGLSYLVQASFSEDHFGVVQTVLPSILTCMLLLQEAVDRHFKLPHASTKPVRTTSGMGDSAYKTLRFALRAALKTAIYRITTTFGDHLNAVHMSAEHRKRLQHFLYYKE from the exons atgcccgcgaccctt GTGATATGCTGGAGAGCTGCGGCCAGCATTGCCTGGGCTGTCCTGCTGTTGCCGCCCACCACTGCCGTTTTTGTCATCCTCAGTAGATTCAGTCCTCTTCTCCCAATCCAGAGCATATCAG AATGTTTGGCTCTCATGACGAGTGCAAGCACCATTTTTTCCTTCGTCTTGCTGTGTGCCGTCACGGTCATGGTTGGATTCCTGATCTTTGAGTATTATACAG TCGTCCCAACCATCGCCTGCTCCAAAATTGCCCTTTTGGCTCAGCTGCTTCATCCTCGCCACGTTGTCAACTCCCTCGTCCACTGCGTTATGGGAATCATTGTGGCCTGGTGTTCCGCCGTCACCATTGGGGGCAGATACGAGATGCTGGGATATCCGTGTGCCCACAACGAGGG TCCCCCTCAGGTGTGTCTGAACGAGTACCATCTTGTCCTTTGCCTGGCGGGAGCCTTTGTTGGCTTTTCTCACAGCCTCTTTGGTGTAATCCACAACATCAACTATGTCTCTTTCCATGCTGTTCAG CAATACAAGTACCTTCGCTTTAAGGGGTCCCTGCCACTTGTGGTGAAGTGCAGTGCCACTCAAGCACTCTACTCCGTTAGAAACTACATTATAGTATATTTCTTTTTGG GTTATCTTCCAAGAGAGTGGATCTGTAAAACATTTAATCTCCGCAGGGACAG CTCCGCCCATCGTCTGGACACTATCGCTGGACTGCTGGACTTGTCCTTGCTCTACCACCTGTGGATCAGCGCCACCTTCCTGCTCTTCAGCTGGTACATCACTCTGCTGCTCTTCCGGATCTTTGTCACtgag GGGTACAGATTTCCAGTGCAGTCGTCTTTCACTGAGGATGTGCACCAATGTCTTCCCAAGGTTCTGAGTGACCCCCAGCCGGCTATTTTAAAG TTCCTCGCCCTGCAGGACTTGGCTCTGCTCTCTCAGCACTCTCCTCCACGTCGTTGTGAGATGTTCAGCCTGAGTCAGCCAG GTGGTCATCCTCACAACTGGAACGCCATTAGCAGGGAGTGTCTGTCACTGCTGACTGATCTGACGCAGCGACTGGTGGCGTATCACGACAGCGTGGCGACCAATGGCAGGGCCAAGTCGCTGTCCACGGGGAGCGAAAGGAAGTCCTCGTCCGAGACGTCCACGGGTACCCTCTGTTCATTTT TAACGTCAGGCCTGGATGACCTGATGAGTCCACAacccaccaccttcctgtccaAGACGCCGGCATCTGTCTTTGCCCGCTCCGTCGGCACCGTGGTGCAGAGCCCCCTGACTGCCCCTTTCACTCCTCCCAACCTGGACAGCCCCTTCACCTCTCCCAGCCTGCGTCGTCTCACCGCTCCCGTGGATCAGGGCTCGCCGTGGCACGGCGCCGTGCAGAGCCCCCATGTCATGAGGAGGGCCCCCAAGCTCTGGTCCACCTCCACATGTGAGGGTAGAAATG GTTCACAGTTCAACAGCAGCCTGGAATTGTCGCCTGGCCCCCTTCTCAAGCAGGACACCTCTAAACCCAGCCTTCTGGCCCAGTTCCTCCACAACCGAAAAGAGCAG GTTAAAAGCTTCCTGTCAAAGCGGGTGCTCATAGCGTACCTTTTCAACAAG CTTCCAGAGGCGTCCAGTGAAGCGCTCTTTGCAGACAGCCAGGCCCACATTTGGGCTTTAGAAG GACTGTCCTACCTGGTCCAAGCTTCGTTCTCAGAGGACCACTTTGGAGTGGTCCAGACGGTGTTACCCAGCATCCTCACATGTATGCTGCTGCTGCAAGAG GCAGTTGACCGTCACTTCAAGTTGCCTCACGCCTCCACCAAACCTGTGAGGACCACCAGCGGCATGGGAGACTCGGCCTACAAGACGCTGCGCTTCGCTCTCAGGGCTGCGCTAAAGACGGCCATATACCGAATAACCACCACCTTTGGAGATCACTTGAA CGCTGTTCACATGTCGGCAGAGCACCGCAAGAGGCTGCAGCACTTTCTCTACTACAAAGAATAA